A section of the Acidobacterium capsulatum ATCC 51196 genome encodes:
- the tgt gene encoding tRNA guanosine(34) transglycosylase Tgt: protein MSLTFNIHHTTEAGGRRATMQLPHAAVETPVFMPVGTVATVKAVPQHILEELEAQIILGNTYHLYLRPGHEAIRRLGGLHRFMSWERAILTDSGGFQVFSLSELRKVTENGVEFRSHLDGGRHFFSPEHSMDVQIALGSDIAMAFDECTEYPAEYARARSSLDLTLRWAERSKRHFDAHKYERPWDERFAGQTPNLFGIVQGGMYLDLRRESAERLVEMDFPGYAIGGLSVGEPRERTREVIEATLPLLPKDKPRYVMGVGYPDEIAEYARMGVDMMDCVLPTRAARHGLLFTSEGRMNIKNRQYAEDQNPPDVHCGCMVCRRYTRAYLRHLMAAQEPLSAVLNSIHNLAFYLNTMREVREEMSRAAAAQ, encoded by the coding sequence GTGTCTCTGACTTTCAACATTCATCACACGACAGAAGCGGGCGGCCGCCGCGCGACGATGCAACTGCCACATGCCGCAGTGGAGACGCCGGTTTTTATGCCGGTGGGCACGGTCGCTACGGTCAAGGCTGTGCCGCAGCACATTCTGGAAGAGCTGGAAGCGCAGATTATTCTGGGCAATACCTATCATCTGTATCTGCGGCCGGGTCATGAGGCGATCCGGAGGCTGGGCGGGCTGCATCGCTTCATGAGCTGGGAGCGTGCGATTTTGACGGACTCCGGCGGCTTTCAGGTCTTCAGCCTGAGCGAGCTGCGCAAGGTGACCGAAAATGGCGTGGAGTTCCGGTCGCACCTGGACGGTGGGCGGCACTTCTTTTCGCCCGAGCACTCGATGGATGTGCAGATTGCCCTGGGCTCAGACATTGCGATGGCGTTTGATGAGTGTACGGAGTATCCGGCCGAGTATGCGCGCGCGCGTTCGTCACTCGATCTGACGCTGCGCTGGGCTGAGCGCAGCAAACGCCACTTTGACGCGCACAAATACGAGCGGCCGTGGGACGAGCGCTTTGCCGGCCAGACGCCGAATCTGTTCGGCATTGTGCAGGGCGGCATGTACCTCGACCTGCGGCGCGAGTCCGCCGAGCGGCTGGTGGAGATGGATTTTCCCGGCTATGCCATTGGCGGGTTGAGCGTGGGCGAGCCGCGCGAGCGTACACGCGAAGTGATCGAAGCGACCCTGCCGCTGCTGCCCAAAGACAAGCCGCGCTATGTGATGGGCGTGGGATACCCCGATGAAATTGCCGAGTACGCGCGCATGGGCGTGGACATGATGGATTGCGTGCTGCCCACGCGCGCGGCGCGGCACGGCCTGCTGTTTACCTCAGAAGGCCGCATGAACATCAAAAACCGCCAGTATGCGGAAGATCAGAATCCGCCGGATGTGCATTGTGGATGCATGGTCTGCCGGCGATACACGCGTGCGTATCTGCGGCATTTGATGGCGGCCCAGGAGCCGCTCTCGGCGGTTCTGAATTCGATTCACAACCTGGCGTTTTATTTGAACACGATGCGCGAGGTGCGCGAGGAGATGAGCCGAGCTGCGGCTGCACAATAA
- a CDS encoding TonB-dependent receptor: MRRGIRWGALAALFLFATMMVTFAGAQTAVDGAIGGTVTDSSGAVIPGAQVTVHNNGTNADQHAVTDGSGYFRVVHLQPGTYTVTIAASGFQNSQSKNLTVNVGVMTSVQAHLQPGTAAQTVTVSGAAPLVNTSTPTFSGVINNYQLTHLPVNNYRWSSYALLTPGVVNDSNGYGLLSFRGQSTLLNNVEFDGADDNQAFFSEERGRTRAGYSTAKAAIQEFQVNTSNYSVEYGFSAGGVVNAVSKSGTNHFHGQVYYFDRDSIWNAYNDYTKLTVPSGTGFTTEPYKPTDLRRQYGFGVGGPILKDRLFFFLAVDRFYHDFPGVSTPGNTFFYSQPDATVSNGCSASAVKSYSTIDADVCSLANNLTNAGLPTSYTQAVADYNNGIAGLNTMLGVAPRFGSQMIYFPKLDWQINKKNHASFEYNRLNWHSPAGIQTGAGALNYGKRSYGNDYVRDNWGIARLDTFITPNVSNQALYQYGRDFEFEFSQQPTSYEQNTLIKNAAGYTNPFGGIPPEVYITPGNGGFEFGTPAFLERPAYPDERTWQFNDTVEWTRGNHDFKFGYQMVHTHDLSENLYNQYGSFSYTQLYNYFTDYYLAAQGGALAAKARNYSTYSQGFGSQGFGFSTVDYATFVQDEWKVSPKLSLTMGIRWEYEQTPDPQLPNTNNANPAYNIPQTGVLPKDKTNVGPRVGFAYDVFGNGKTVVRGGYGLFFARLVNSTIYNAIAQTGVLTTDPNGNPLAQLQFSYNPTTAGAPVFPEVVTSAGTAGSPPNVIYFDPHFRMPEIEQADLTVQQQFGRHDVLSLTWLGAWGRRLPDFVDQNLPAPVQVNYMVNDPTGQGPLPNGKVLPVDFYVKAATSKVQLSNGVTATSSGRPNPYYGAETDIFSGVNSNYEGLVAQYEHQLSNHIQFNASYTWSHALDYGENNTSGTSTNALFDPANLRLDYGNSNQNVPNRLVVNGVFTSPWQTHGLLGYLTNGYEIAPDVQVQNGLPYSAGTNGNPYVQLNGKTLSYIGSGPTGSAGAGRAPGLDRNYAKQPRTAVVDLRMTKEFPIKGKANFQFIAEAFNLFNHQNVTGINTTAYNFGSSSSATCGANQLCFNAINKNGSYTPQYGQVTNTNSSGFAYTPRQLQLAVQLTF; the protein is encoded by the coding sequence TTTCCGCGTGGTGCATCTGCAGCCGGGCACCTATACGGTGACGATTGCGGCCTCCGGATTTCAGAACAGCCAGTCGAAAAACCTCACCGTGAATGTCGGCGTCATGACGAGCGTGCAGGCGCATCTGCAGCCGGGTACGGCGGCGCAGACGGTGACGGTTTCGGGTGCGGCTCCCTTGGTGAACACGAGCACGCCCACGTTTTCAGGAGTCATCAACAATTACCAACTGACGCATCTGCCCGTGAACAACTACCGCTGGTCATCGTATGCGCTGCTGACGCCGGGCGTGGTCAATGACTCCAACGGCTATGGGCTGCTGAGCTTTCGCGGCCAGAGCACGCTTTTGAACAATGTGGAGTTCGACGGCGCGGATGACAACCAGGCGTTCTTCTCAGAAGAACGCGGGCGCACGCGTGCGGGCTATTCAACGGCGAAGGCGGCGATTCAGGAGTTTCAGGTCAACACCTCCAACTACTCGGTGGAGTATGGCTTCTCAGCCGGCGGCGTGGTGAATGCGGTGTCAAAGAGCGGCACGAATCACTTTCACGGCCAGGTCTATTACTTTGACCGCGACAGCATCTGGAATGCCTATAACGATTACACCAAGCTGACGGTGCCGAGCGGAACCGGCTTCACGACCGAGCCCTACAAACCGACCGATCTGCGCCGGCAGTATGGCTTTGGCGTGGGAGGTCCGATTCTCAAAGACCGGCTGTTCTTCTTCCTGGCGGTGGATCGCTTCTATCATGACTTCCCAGGTGTTTCGACGCCGGGCAACACCTTCTTCTATTCGCAGCCCGACGCGACGGTCTCGAATGGCTGCTCCGCATCGGCGGTGAAGAGCTACAGCACCATCGATGCCGATGTGTGCTCGCTGGCCAATAACCTGACCAATGCCGGCTTGCCGACCAGCTACACGCAGGCAGTGGCGGACTACAACAACGGCATTGCCGGACTGAACACCATGCTCGGCGTGGCTCCGCGCTTTGGGTCGCAGATGATCTACTTCCCGAAGCTGGACTGGCAGATCAACAAGAAGAACCACGCGTCATTTGAGTACAACCGCCTGAACTGGCACTCCCCCGCGGGCATTCAGACCGGCGCGGGTGCGCTGAACTACGGCAAGCGCAGCTACGGCAATGACTACGTACGCGATAACTGGGGCATTGCGCGGCTCGATACTTTTATTACGCCAAACGTGAGCAACCAGGCGCTCTACCAGTATGGCCGCGACTTTGAGTTTGAGTTCAGCCAGCAGCCGACCAGTTATGAGCAAAACACGCTGATCAAGAACGCGGCGGGATATACGAATCCGTTTGGAGGGATTCCGCCGGAGGTCTACATCACGCCGGGCAATGGCGGCTTTGAGTTTGGCACGCCTGCTTTTCTGGAGCGGCCCGCCTATCCTGACGAGCGCACGTGGCAGTTCAATGACACGGTGGAGTGGACGCGCGGCAATCACGACTTCAAGTTCGGCTATCAGATGGTGCATACGCACGACCTGAGCGAGAATCTTTATAACCAGTACGGCAGCTTCTCCTACACGCAGCTCTACAACTACTTCACTGACTACTATCTGGCTGCGCAGGGCGGCGCGTTGGCAGCGAAGGCGAGAAACTACTCCACCTACTCGCAGGGATTTGGTTCGCAGGGATTCGGCTTCAGCACGGTCGATTATGCGACCTTCGTTCAGGATGAGTGGAAGGTGAGCCCGAAGCTGAGCCTGACGATGGGCATTCGCTGGGAGTATGAGCAGACGCCCGATCCGCAGTTGCCAAATACAAACAATGCGAATCCGGCGTACAACATTCCGCAGACCGGCGTGCTGCCGAAAGACAAGACGAACGTCGGGCCGCGCGTGGGCTTTGCGTATGACGTCTTCGGCAATGGCAAAACGGTCGTGCGCGGCGGTTACGGGCTGTTCTTCGCGCGGCTGGTTAACTCGACCATCTACAACGCGATTGCGCAGACGGGCGTGCTGACGACTGATCCAAACGGAAATCCGCTGGCGCAGTTGCAGTTCAGCTACAACCCCACGACGGCCGGAGCGCCGGTGTTTCCGGAAGTGGTGACGAGCGCGGGAACCGCAGGCTCGCCGCCGAACGTGATCTATTTTGACCCGCACTTCCGCATGCCTGAGATTGAGCAGGCCGACCTCACCGTGCAGCAGCAGTTTGGCCGTCACGATGTGCTGAGCCTGACATGGCTGGGTGCATGGGGACGCAGGCTGCCGGACTTTGTGGACCAGAACCTGCCCGCTCCAGTGCAGGTGAATTACATGGTCAATGATCCGACGGGTCAGGGACCGCTGCCAAACGGCAAGGTGCTGCCGGTTGACTTCTACGTGAAGGCGGCGACGAGCAAGGTACAGCTCTCGAACGGAGTGACGGCCACGAGCAGCGGACGTCCGAATCCATATTATGGCGCGGAGACGGATATCTTCAGCGGCGTGAACTCCAACTATGAGGGACTGGTTGCGCAGTATGAGCATCAGCTCTCCAACCACATCCAGTTCAATGCAAGCTATACCTGGTCGCACGCGCTCGATTATGGAGAAAACAACACATCGGGCACGAGCACGAATGCGTTGTTTGATCCCGCGAACCTGCGGCTTGACTACGGCAACTCCAATCAAAATGTGCCGAACCGGCTGGTGGTGAATGGCGTCTTCACCAGCCCGTGGCAGACACATGGGCTCCTCGGCTACCTGACGAACGGGTATGAGATTGCCCCTGACGTGCAGGTGCAGAACGGGCTGCCATACTCCGCCGGCACAAACGGCAATCCCTATGTGCAACTGAACGGCAAGACGCTCAGCTACATCGGCTCGGGCCCCACGGGCTCGGCGGGTGCGGGCCGCGCGCCCGGGCTGGATCGAAACTATGCGAAGCAGCCGCGCACGGCGGTCGTGGATCTGCGCATGACGAAGGAGTTCCCGATCAAGGGCAAGGCGAACTTTCAATTCATCGCTGAAGCTTTCAACCTCTTCAATCACCAGAACGTGACCGGCATCAACACGACGGCTTATAACTTCGGCTCGTCTTCTTCCGCGACGTGCGGGGCAAACCAGTTGTGCTTTAACGCAATCAACAAGAACGGTAGCTATACGCCGCAGTATGGGCAGGTAACCAATACCAATAGCTCCGGCTTTGCGTATACGCCGCGCCAACTGCAACTGGCGGTGCAACTCACGTTCTAA